The Argentina anserina chromosome 3, drPotAnse1.1, whole genome shotgun sequence genome includes a region encoding these proteins:
- the LOC126789261 gene encoding protein ROOT HAIR DEFECTIVE 3 homolog 2 produces MAVEDCYATQLIDGDGGFNAAGLDRFVKEAKVADCGLSYAVVAIMGPQSSGKSTLMNQLFHTKFREMDAFRGRSQTTKGIWIAKCVGIEPCTVGMDLEGTDGRERGEDDTTFEKQSALFALAVSDIVLINMWCHDIGREQAANKPLLKTVFQVMMRLFSPRKTTLLFVIRDKTKTPFEYLEPVLREDIQKIWDSVPKPQAHKSTPLSEFFTVEVVALSSYEEKEEKFKEEVSQLRQRFFHSISPGGLAGDRRGVVPASGFSFSAQQIWKVIKENKDLDLPAHKVMVATVRCEEIADEKFNHLTKDEDWLALEEAVQSGPVPGFGKQLSYILDAYLSEYDIEAIYFDEGVRNSKRQQLETRALDFVFPAYTTMLGHLRSNALENFKVRLERSLNNGEGFASSVRTCMEGCALEFDRGCADAAVQLANWDTSRVREKLRRDLEAHASSIRSTKLSELNISYEKTLSDSLTEPVGALLEAGGEDTWASIRKLLNRETEAVVSEFSKAVVGFELDKVTIAKMVQNLRDYARNVVEIKAREEAGKALIHMKDRFSTVFNYDSDSMPRVWTGKEDIRTITKDARSASLKVLSVRAAIRLDEKPDNIEKVIFSSLMDGTGTELSSQDKSIRALADPLATSTWEEVSSKDTLITPVQCKSLWRQFKSETEYTVTQAIQAQEAHKRSNNWLPPPWAILAMILLGFNEFMLLLRNPLYLLVLFVAYLLSKALWVQMDIAGEFRHGALSGILSISSKFLPTVMDILRRLAEEAQGRPTPEAPRQPVSLASQSYRSETPPPNPLTNSVPESSVSSNISSSDSGMEYASPNLARRRATNNQEMEIME; encoded by the exons ATGGCGGTGGAGGACTGCTACGCCACGCAGCTGATCGACGGCGACGGCGGATTCAACGCCGCCGGGCTGGACCGGTTCGTGAAGGAGGCGAAAGTCGCCGATTGCGGGCTCTCGTACGCCGTCGTCGCCATTATGGGGCCGCAGAGTAGCG GGAAGAGTACTCTGATGAATCAGCTGTTTCATACTAAGTTCAGGGAGATGGATGCGTTTAGAGGAAG GAGCCAAACGACGAAGGGGATTTGGATTGCTAAGTGTGTCGGCATTGAGCCTTGCACTGTAGGCATGGATTTGGAGGGTACTGATGGCAGGGAGAGGGGCGAG GATGATACTACATTCGAGAAACAAAGCGCTCTGTTTGCGTTGGCTGTTTCGGACATTGTGCTGATTAATAT GTGGTGCCATGATATTGGTCGTGAGCAGGCTGCAAATAAACCTTTACTGAAAACAGTTTTTCAG GTTATGATGCGTTTGTTTAGCCCTCGTAAAACAACGTTGTTGTTTGTCATACGCGATAAAACAAAG ACCCCTTTTGAGTATCTGGAGCCTGTTTTAAGGGAAGATATACAAAAG ATATGGGATTCAGTCCCAAAGCCCCAAGCCCATAAAAGCACCCCGCTCAGCGAATTTTTCACG GTAGAAGTAGTTGCTTTGTCCAGTTATgaagagaaagaggagaagttTAAAGAGGAG GTTTCTCAACTGCGCCAGCGTTTTTTTCATTCTATTTCTCCTGGAGGGCTTGCTGGTGATAGACGGGGTGTTGTCCCTGCTTCTGGATTTTCATTTAGTGCGCAACAGATTTGGAAAGTAATCAAGGAAAACAAAGACCTGGATCTTCCTGCTCACAAG GTTATGGTTGCTACAGTTCGGTGTGAAGAGATCGCTGATGAGAAATTCAATCACTTGACGAAAGATGAG GATTGGTTGGCATTGGAAGAAGCTGTGCAAAGTGGTCCAGTACCAGGTTTTGGTAAACAGCTCAGCTATATTCTAGACGCCTATCTTTCTGA ATATGACATAGAGGCCATCTACTTTGACGAAGGTGTAAGGAACTCAAAACGACAGCAATTGGAAACAAGAGCATTGGAT TTTGTGTTCCCTGCATACACTACCATGCTAGGGCATCTGCGCTCTAACGCATTGGAAAATTTTAAAGTGAGATTGGAGCGGTCATTAAACAACGGGGAAGGATTTGCCTCATCTGTCCGAACCTGTATGGAAGGTTGCGCGCTTGAGTTTGACCGTGGATGTGCAG ATGCTGCAGTACAGCTGGCTAATTGGGATACTTCAAGAGTTCGGGAAAAGCTCCGACGTGATTTAGAAGCACATGCATCATCTATTCGTAGTACAAAGTTATCAGAACTGAACATCAGTTATGAG AAAACACTCTCAGATTCTTTAACTGAACCGGTGGGGGCTCTACTTGAAGCTGGAGGAGAAGATACCTGGGCTTCAATAAGGAAACTTCTTAATCGTGAGACTGAAGCTGTAGTATCAGAGTTCTCAAAAGCAGTTGTTGGTTTTGAGTTGGACAAAGTAACAATTGCGAAAATGGTGCAAAATTTGAGGGATTATGCGAGAAATGTGGTGGAGATAAAAGCAAGAGAAGAGGCTGGGAAAGCTCTGATCCACATGAAGGATCG GTTTTCAACAGTCTTCAATTATGACAGTGATTCAATGCCTAGGGTATGGACCGGGAAGGAAGACATTAGAACCATAACCAAGGATGCCCGCTCTGCG TCTCTCAAGGTTTTATCGGTTAGAGCTGCTATTCGCTTGGATGAGAAGCCTGATAATATTGAAAAAGttatcttttcttctcttatgGATGGGACAGGTACTGAGTTGTCCTCACAAGATAAGAGCATAAGAGCTTTAGCAGATCCTCTTGCAACAAGCACTTGGGAGGAG GTTTCTTCAAAGGATACACTGATTACGCCAGTGCAATGCAAATCACTGTGGAGACAGTTCAAATCAGAAACCGAGTATACTGTCACTCAAGCTATTCAAGCACAG GAGGCTCACAAGCGGAGTAACAACTGGTTGCCTCCTCCGTGGGCCATTCTGGCTATGATTCTTCTTGGTTTCAACGAATTTATGCTCCTATTAAG GAACCCTCTCTACCTCTTGGTTCTTTTTGTTGCATATTTACTTTCAAAGGCCTTATGGGTACAGATGGACATTGCAGGAGAGTTCCGACATGGCGCT CTTTCAGGAATACTATCCATTTCATCAAAGTTTCTTCCCACTGTTATGGATATTCTGAGACGACTTGCAGAAGAAGCTCAAGGGCGTCCAACACCTGAAGCGCCTAGACAACCAGTTTCTCTTGCTTCTCAAAGTTATAGAAGTGAAACACCTCCACCAAATCCACTAACGAATTCAGTTCCTGAGTCATCTGTGTCATCTAATATATCATCTTCTGATAGCGGCATGGAGTACGCAAGCCCTAACTTGGCGCGTAGGCGAGCGACAAACAATCAGGAGATGGAAATCATGGAATGA
- the LOC126786911 gene encoding uncharacterized protein LOC126786911, translating into MAEIQGGNSGSFVMRDYRKGNWTVGETMVLIEAKKMDEERRIMKRSGSGSADHGDQTPRSISKPAELRWKWVEDYCWKKGCLRSQNQCNDKWDNLMRDYKKVREYERRCVVGGENKELPSYWKLEKSERKERNLPTNMVPQIYEALVEVVEKREMGRIVVGAGGGASVSGSISSNPNIGYVVERPMVSGVHQSTVFSPPPNVMQQHLIQAQPIPAVHRLPAPEAAQPPPPLPFSQPIPPVDTDTSEHSDSPAKRRRGGRASGGGGGGGDQQQGISTSGTVSASTSSEVGTAISRGASIIAEALQGCEEREERRHREILSMHERMIQIEETKTEINRQGISGLVDAINKLANSIQALASNNQTQSSAPK; encoded by the exons ATGGCTGAAATTCAAGGAGGGAATAGTGGCAGTTTTGTAATGAGGGACTACAGGAAAGGGAACTGGACAGTGGGGGAGACAATGGTTCTGATTGAGGCAAAGAAGATGGATGAGGAGAGGAGAATAATGAAGAGAAGTGGTAGTGGCAGTGCTGATCATGGGGATCAGACCCCCAGATCAATAAGCAAACCAGCTGAGCTGAGATGGAAATGGGTGGAAGACTATTGCTGGAAGAAAGGCTGCTTGAGAAGCCAAAACCAATGCAATGACAAGTGGGATAACCTCATGAGAGACTACAAGAAAGTGAGGGAGTATGAGAGGAGATGTGTAGTGGGGGGTGAGAATAAGGAGTTGCCATCTTACTGGAAGCTTGAGAAGAGTGAGAGGAAGGAGAGGAACTTGCCTACCAATATGGTGCCTCAGATTTATGAGGCTTTGGTTGAGGTggtggagaagagagagatgggTAGAATTGTGGTGGGTGCTGGTGGTGGTGCTTCTGTTTCTGGGTCCATTAGTTCCAACCCCAACATTGGATATGTGGTGGAGAGACCCATGGTTAGTGGTGTTCATCAGTCTACAGtgttctctcctcctcctaaTGTGATGCAACAGCACCTGATCCAAGCTCAACCAATTCCAGCAGTGCATCGTTTACCAGCACCAGAGGCAGCTCAaccacctcctcctcttccattTTCTCAACCTATTCCCCCAGTAG ATACTGATACAAGTGAGCATTCTGACTCACCAGCCaaaaggaggagaggagggagagcaagtggtggtggtggtggaggtggagATCAGCAGCAAGGGATCAGTACCAGTGGGACTGTGAGCGCAAGCACCTCAAGTGAAGTGGGCACTGCTATTTCCAGAGGAGCTTCCATAATTGCAGAAGCTCTTCAGGGCTgtgaggagagagaagagaggaggcACAGGGAGATTTTGAGCATGCATGAGAGGATGATTCAGATTGAGGAGACTAAAACTGAGATCAACAGGCAAGGCATTAGTGGCCTTGTTGATGCCATTAACAAGCTTGCTAATTCCATCCAGGCCTTGGCTTCCAACAACCAAACCCAATCTTCAGCTCCAAAGTGA
- the LOC126785817 gene encoding ras-related protein RABF2b, whose amino-acid sequence MATTGNTNINAKLVLLGDVGAGKSSLVLRFVKGQFIEFQESTIGAAFFSQTVAVNDATVKFEIWDTAGQERYHSLAPMYYRGAAAAIIVYDLTNQASFERAKKWVLELKSQGNPNMVMALAGNKADLVESRKVTAEEAQAYAQENGLFFLETSAKTADNVNDIFYEIAKRLPRVQPVQNPAGMVLMDRPAERVASSSCCS is encoded by the exons ATGGCCACCACCGGGAACACGAACATTAATGCCAAATTG GTGCTTCTTGGGGATGTTGGAGCTGGAAAGTCTAGTCTAGTTTTGCGCTTTGTTAAAGGACAGTTCATTGAATTTCAG GAATCCACAATTGGTGCTGCCTTCTTCTCTCAAACAGTTGCTGTAAATGACGCAACTGTAAAATTTGAGATTTGGGATACAGCCGGTCAAGAGAGGTACCATAGTTTGGCGCCAATGTATTACAGAGGAGCTGCAGCTGCAATCATTGTGTATGATTTAACTAATCAA GCCTCATTCGAGCGGGCGAAAAAATGGGTGCTAGAGTTGAAATCACAAG GCAATCCAAATATGGTCATGGCACTGGCTGGAAATAAAGCAGATCTGGTAGAGTCGAGGAAGGTGACAGCAGAG GAGGCACAAGCGTATGCTCAGGAGAATGGCCTATTCTTCCTTGAAACCTCTGCCAAGACTGCAGACAATGTCAATGACATTTTTTATGAGATAG CAAAGAGATTACCCCGGGTGCAACCTGTGCAGAACCCTGCAGGAATGGTTCTGATGGATAGACCTGCTGAAAGGGTAGCAAGTTCGTCGTGTTGCTCATAG
- the LOC126788756 gene encoding probable aspartyl protease At4g16563: MATPFISNPFFILLLLIAFLSFNQTLARQKSSTTSLVLGLRHSRSVIRSPISSANSKNMASQVLDLMEPLRGVRDGYLISLNFGTPPQVIQVYMDTGSDLTWVPCGNLSFSCMECDDYRNMRLNPTFSPSASSSSVRDQCGSPFCTDIHSSDNPLDPCTIAGCSLTTLLKGTCPRPCPSFSYTYGAGGVVIGTLSRDTLRVHGISSSPSNITSEIPNFCFGCIGSTYREPIGIAGFGRGPLSLPSQLGFLQKGFSHCFLAFKYVNNPNISSPLVIGDVAISSKQNLQFTPMLKSSIYPNNYYIGLEAITIGNNTITQVPLSLREFDSQGNGGMLIDSGTTYTHLPEPFYSDVLSVLQSLITYPRAKEMEIKTSFDLCYKVPYTANAVTDELFPSITFHFLNNVSLPLPQGNHFYAMGAPINSSVVKCLLFQTMDDGDYGPAGVFGSFQQQNVEVVYDLQKERIGFQAMDCASAAASQGLQKR, translated from the coding sequence ATGGCAACACCCTTCATCAGTAATCCCTTCTTTATCCTTCTGCTGCTCATTGCATTCCTGAGTTTCAACCAGACCCTAGCCAGGCAGAAGTCAAGTACCACATCCCTAGTACTTGGTCTGAGGCATTCTCGGAGTGTCATTCGGAGTCCAATTTCCTCCGCGAACTCGAAAAACATGGCATCACAGGTCTTAGACTTGATGGAGCCACTGAGGGGAGTCAGAGATGGGTATCTGATATCTCTCAATTTCGGGACACCCCCACAAGTCATTCAAGTTTATATGGACACTGGTAGTGACCTTACTTGGGTTCCTTGTGGAAATCTCTCTTTTAGTTGCATGGAGTGTGATGATTATAGAAACATGAGACTAAACCCCACTTTCTCTCCTtcagcttcttcttcatcagttAGAGACCAATGTGGTAGCCCCTTTTGCACAGATATCCATAGCTCCGATAACCCTCTTGATCCATGCACCATTGCCGGATGCTCACTCACTACCCTTCTTAAGGGAACATGTCCTAGACCATGCCCTTCATTTTCTTATACGTATGGTGCGGGTGGGGTTGTCATAGGTACCCTTAGTAGAGACACGCTGAGGGTTCATGGCATAAGTAGTAGTCCAAGCAATATCACTAGTGAAATTCCAAATTTCTGTTTTGGGTGCATTGGGTCTACTTATAGAGAGCCAATTGGGATTGCAGGGTTTGGTAGGGGGCCGCTTTCTCTCCCATCACAATTAGGGTTCCTACAAAAGGGCTTCTCTCACTGTTTCTTGGCCTTCAAGTATGTAAACAATCCCAACATTTCAAGTCCTCTAGTTATAGGAGATGTTGCTATCTCTTCTAAACAGAATTTGCAATTCACTCCAATGTTGAAGAGTTCCATCTACCCGAATAACTACTATATTGGCTTAGAAGCCATCACGATAGGTAATAATACTATTACACAAGTGCCCTTAAGCTTGAGAGAGTTTGATTCACAAGGTAATGGGGGCATGTTGATTGACTCAGGAACCACTTACACTCATCTGCCTGAGCCATTTTACTCAGACGTTCTTTCAGTTCTCCAGTCATTGATAACATATCCTAGAGCCAAGGAAATGGAGATTAAGACTTCTTTTGATCTTTGTTATAAAGTTCCATACACAGCCAATGCTGTCACAGATGAGCTCTTTCCTTCAATCACTTTCCATTTCTTGAACAATGTAAGCCTTCCTTTGCCTCAAGGCAATCACTTCTATGCTATGGGAGCTCCAATCAACTCCTCTGTCGTGAAATGCTTGTTGTTCCAAACCATGGATGATGGCGATTATGGGCCAGCCGGAGTGTTTGGGAGCTTCCAGCAACAGAATGTGGAGGTCGTGTATGACTTGCAGAAGGAGAGAATTGGGTTTCAAGCAATGGACTGTGCTTCAGCTGCAGCCTCTCAAGGACTTCAGAAAAGATAG